The Nostoc cf. commune SO-36 genomic sequence ATAATTATGGTGTGCTGATGGCGTTTCATCGAGATGAACTAGCAGTACCGCAAGAATTGCAAGTTGCAGCAGATATTGCTTTAGGACATCGCTGTCTGATGACATTACGATCGCTTGAGCAAGATATCGCTGATCCCCAAAAGAGTTGGAATCACATCTTAGAATTAGAGGCGATCGCAACTGAAGCAAAACATCTGCGTTGTCGGCTGAATATTCCCGATGGGAAGCAGATGTTAGAACAGTTAATTGCGCGATTGCTCTGGCAATTGTTGAACGATGCCAATGGTAGCTTTAATGCAGATATCCAACTGTTGGAGCGATTGATTGATGTCGGGGATCAACTAAATATTGACGTTTCTCTACAGCGATCGCAAGAACTCTATTTTAGTTGTCTGCAAAGTCAGATTGCGCCGGTGTGTATTACTAGCTTTGGAAATGAAGCAGATAATCAATGTCTTCAATTGCTCAAGTTGGGTAAAAAGTTAGCTGTTGATGTTAGCGCAATCTCAAATCAGTTGAAATAGATGTAGGGACTCACAGACTCAGAATCTTGCTTCGATTATTATTTTCCGAGAGTGACAAAACAGAGATAAATAGGACTTACGCAAGAGTTACGGAATAACGTAGACGCTTCTCTACGAGACGCTACGCGTAGCTTGCTTCCCGAAGGGTACGGCTTGCCGCAGGCTACCACAGAGGCGCAGAGTACACGGAAAAATCAGAGTTTGAGAGATATTTTGCGTAAGTCCTAATAAATTCTGAATTCTGACTCCTGGGTGCTGAATGATCGTCAAAAAACGGACGAAATAACTCCCAGGTGAGACTTCCCATTATCGTTGACAATGTATGCGATCGCTCCTGATGGTTGATGAGCGTGTAATTTCTTTTCGTCCAAGTGCGATAATATTGATTTAGTCAGTTGTTGAATCGGGAGCGCTCGTGGTTACACAGTTCAACATCAATGATACATTGCTGCAAGAGGCACTCGCCCTAGATGACCAGATAACCGTTGATGCCCTGGTCGAAACTGCACTGCGCGAATATATCCAACGTCGCAAGCGACTTAAAGTGTTAGAACTCTTTGGCACTATTGATTATGACTCAGACTACGACTACAAACAGCAACGTCAGCAGGCATGAGGGTCATAGTTGATACCTCTGTTTGGTCGCTGGCTTTGCGTCGGAGAACCCCACCCGATTCTTCCCCTGTAGTTACCCGATTACGCGATTTAATTACCAATGACCAAGTTGCTTTGCTGGGTGCGATTAGGCAAGAAATCCTTTCTGGCATTCGCAGTTCGGAACAGTTTACCCGTCTACGAGATTACCTGCGGATATTCCCAGATATGGAACTAAAGAAAAGGGGATAATATCCCCTTTCTTTTTACAGTGAATTTTAAGTTAGTGAAGTACACAACGATTCGTCTCAAATCCAGGTAATGCACCCTGTTTTACTTCAAAATTCTAACTCCTGAATTCTGCTGTAACTTTATTTACTTAATCTAGCAACGATCGCGATGGTAGGGATAAAGCCACTCACACCTGAAGAGTCCGTGGGTATGTTTCTCAAAAAACGTTCCTGCATGACGTTTACGTGATATGTTGATC encodes the following:
- a CDS encoding type II toxin-antitoxin system VapB family antitoxin is translated as MVTQFNINDTLLQEALALDDQITVDALVETALREYIQRRKRLKVLELFGTIDYDSDYDYKQQRQQA
- a CDS encoding PIN domain-containing protein, which codes for MRVIVDTSVWSLALRRRTPPDSSPVVTRLRDLITNDQVALLGAIRQEILSGIRSSEQFTRLRDYLRIFPDMELKKRG